The genomic DNA CAGTCCTGCTGAGCACCCTCGCGCTCACCACCTGTTCGCAAACCCACGCCGGTGATTGGGTGGTCTATGACGGCAAGGATGGCCCCGGCAAAGGCAAACACATCGTCTTTGTCACCGGCGACGAAGAATATCGCTCCGAAGAAGGCATGCCCATGCTGGCCAAGATTCTCGCGGTCCGGCACGGCTTCAAGTGCACCGTCCTCTTCCCGATCAATCCCGCCGACGGCGCCATTGATCCGAATAACCAGACCAACATCGTCGGGCTGGAGCACCTCAAGTCCGCGGACATGATGGTCCTGTTCACGCGCTTTCGCGAGCCGCCGGATGACCAGATGAAATACTTTGAGGACTTCCTGAAATCCGGCAAACCGATCCTGGGCATCCGTACTTCCACGCACGCGTTCGAGATCAAGCGCAACAAGCAAAGCCGCTATTTGAAGTGGGACTGGCGCAGCAAGGAATGGCCCGGCGGCTTCGGCCAGCAGGTGCTCGGCGACACCTGGATCAGCCATCACGGCAATCACGGCAAGGAAAGCACGCGCGGCGTCATCAATCCGGAGCTGAAAAATCATCCGACCCTGCGCGGCGTCGATGACATCTGGGGCCCGACGGACGTGTACGGCATCATCCATCTGCCCAAAGACACTCAGATCCTGGTGCATGGCCAGGTGCTGGAAGGCATGAATCCGAGCGACAAACCAGTCGTGGGCAAAAAGAACGAGCCGATGATGCCGCTGATCTGGACTCGGAATTACACGGGCGAAAGCGGCAAGACCTCGCGCATTATCGGCGCCACCATCGGCGCTGCGCCGGACCTGGAAAGCGAGGGCTTGCGGCGTTTGTTGGTCAACGCGTGCTATTGGGGCGTGGGTCTGGAAAACAGAATTCCGGCCAAAAGCAACGTCGATTACGTCGGCGAATTCAAGCCCACGTTCTTCGGCTTTGGGAAATTCAAGCGCGGCGTGAAGCCAGCGGATCACGAGCTAAGGTAAAGTCGGGCAGGCATGCATGCAGCAATCCTGCCTGCCCCTGCGAAAAACGGCCAAGCGTCAGGCGAGTTCCAGGGATCCGGAGCTTGTCGAGCCCTGCGGAATGCAATTCCGCGATACGACAGATTGCAAATCTGCGCTACGCCTCTGTTCGCTCTGTTGCCTGCTGTTGGGAAAACAGGAGTGGCAACCTTCAGGCGCTAACTTTGAACTTGGAACCTTAAACTTTGAACTCCCCGCAAGGCCGGCAGGATGCCTGCCCTACTTGGATGCCTCCTTAAACCGGAATGGCGGACGGCTGGTAATGTCCCCGCTGGTGAACGTCGGGCACCAGAATTTCTCCACGTGCGCGACGACCAGATCGGTGCCGGCGAAATGATTCACGAACGGCTTCTTCTCGTGGTTGTACATCGTGTCGGTCAGGTCGCGCATCAACGCCACGTTTTTCCCGACTTTCACCATCTGCCGAATCCCGAACGGACGCCCCAGCACGCACATGTTCAAGTGGACGCCGGTCAGGATCACGTTTTCGATCCCACGCGCTTGCAGCAGATTGTAGGTCTCCTGACCGTTGTCCGTGATTGCGTCCAGCTCGCCGATCTGGATCGTTGCGATTTGCCGGGTCCAGGCGTCGCGGATTTTGCATTTCACCGCGCAATCGCAGCCCATGTCGGAATCATCGATTGGCAAATCCGTTTCTCGCGCCGGGTCGGGCCAGCACCACGTCGTACCCCAGCGTTCGGCAGTGGA from Verrucomicrobiota bacterium includes the following:
- a CDS encoding ThuA domain-containing protein; this translates as MKSTHGIAMKFLTVLLSTLALTTCSQTHAGDWVVYDGKDGPGKGKHIVFVTGDEEYRSEEGMPMLAKILAVRHGFKCTVLFPINPADGAIDPNNQTNIVGLEHLKSADMMVLFTRFREPPDDQMKYFEDFLKSGKPILGIRTSTHAFEIKRNKQSRYLKWDWRSKEWPGGFGQQVLGDTWISHHGNHGKESTRGVINPELKNHPTLRGVDDIWGPTDVYGIIHLPKDTQILVHGQVLEGMNPSDKPVVGKKNEPMMPLIWTRNYTGESGKTSRIIGATIGAAPDLESEGLRRLLVNACYWGVGLENRIPAKSNVDYVGEFKPTFFGFGKFKRGVKPADHELR
- a CDS encoding protein-signal peptide and transmembrane prediction, with translation MIKPFILSSAPLISIVLLCFMAPTSNCAESQLQLTLRSQVRAQAALDSGNQARAATLTTFLMTEKKATWDPRKTALIICDMWDDHWCKSAAARVAELAGPLNEVVKAARAKGVFVIHAPSSVVNFYQDTPQRKRAQAAPFVKPPVSLSTAERWGTTWCWPDPARETDLPIDDSDMGCDCAVKCKIRDAWTRQIATIQIGELDAITDNGQETYNLLQARGIENVILTGVHLNMCVLGRPFGIRQMVKVGKNVALMRDLTDTMYNHEKKPFVNHFAGTDLVVAHVEKFWCPTFTSGDITSRPPFRFKEASK